A genomic window from Camelina sativa cultivar DH55 chromosome 2, Cs, whole genome shotgun sequence includes:
- the LOC104719676 gene encoding putative RING-H2 finger protein ATL37: MRLVIHGTVGCVLLFFQCLPCVTCQQNWEYADYNKVPSASPGAIVGTILFTLFLVIMFFFFVIYGTCFTDGEARGHEVLHSRATVAALDKEVIESFPTFLYSEVKGLKIGTGGVECAICLYEFEDEDTLRWMPPCSHTFHGNCIDVWLSSRSTCPVCRANLSLKPGESFPYPCMDLETGNARRDVIESHDDISLVDNIVTWNNDASYRATRSRSTGSLSNWRMAKIFYPRSHSTGRSLAQLGKNLDRFTLQLPEEVQRKMVSLNLVRRSHMALPQAMSSRQGYRDGCVGSERSGFFQGQQTLNRAISKSLSFSIQAASFRSTIGRDDVVLETSEVKEKDLGEQSFRRLMPEKV, translated from the coding sequence ATGAGACTTGTCATTCATGGGACCGTAGGatgtgttttattgtttttccaATGCTTGCCTTGCGTAACCTGCCAGCAAAACTGGGAATACGCAGACTACAATAAAGTACCCAGTGCCTCGCCGGGAGCAATAGTTGGAACAATTTTGTTTACGTTGTTCCTtgtaattatgttctttttcttcgtcATATATGGAACCTGCTTTACGGACGGTGAGGCGAGAGGCCATGAAGTATTGCACAGTAGAGCAACGGTTGCTGCGCTTGACAAAGAAGTAATCGAGTCTTTTCCGACTTTCCTCTATTCAGAGGTTAAAGGGCTAAAGATAGGCACTGGTGGGGTTGAATGTGCTATTTGTCTATACgagtttgaagatgaagacACGTTACGTTGGATGCCTCCTTGTAGCCACACTTTCCATGGTAATTGCATCGACGTGTGGCTCTCTTCTCGGTCCACATGTCCGGTATGTCGTGCAAATCTGTCTCTAAAACCTGGTGAGAGCTTTCCATATCCGTGCATGGATCTTGAAACGGGGAATGCACGAAGAGACGTTATAGAATCCCATGATGACATAAGCTTGGTAGATAATATTGTGACATGGAACAACGATGCAAGTTATAGAGCAACACGATCAAGATCTACAGGGTCATTGTCAAACTGGCGTATGGCTAAAATATTCTACCCTAGATCTCATTCGACCGGACGTTCATTGGCTCAACTTGGTAAGAATCTAGATCGATTCACACTGCAGTTACCAGAGGAGGTGCAAAGAAAAATGGTTAGTTTGAATCTGGTAAGGAGAAGCCATATGGCTTTACCTCAAGCCATGAGTTCGAGACAGGGCTACAGGGACGGGTGTGTTGGGAGCGAGAGAAGCGGTTTCTTTCAAGGACAACAAACACTTAACCGTGCCATATCTAAGTCTCTCTCTTTCAGTATTCAAGCAGCTTCTTTTCGGTCCACAATTGGCAGGGACGATGTAGTGCTAGAGACTTCCGAAGTCAAGGAGAAAGATCTCGGTGAACAGTCGTTCCGACGCCTCATGCCAGAGAAAGTCTAA
- the LOC104719683 gene encoding putative RING-H2 finger protein ATL36, which translates to MTIIHQIISCTILHIFFIPCLHCQQDWESTYGNKNNNFSTLAMVGIIFLGMFVSILIFCFSFFAFFAYHYRRLIAEEGDEVLNNGTTTTGVEKEIIESFPSFLYTDVKRLKIGKGGVECPICLKEFEDEETLRWMPPCSHTFHSNCIDVWLSSQTTCPVCRANLCMKPGESFPYLSMDLETGNSQRGVLEPPDEISLTDRTTRSKSTGSLSSLGMAHEILYPRSHSTGHSSVQLGKDLNRFTLQLPEEVQRQLFSLNLIRRSHMALPQAMSSRQGYRSGCVL; encoded by the coding sequence ATGACTATCATCCACCAGATCATATCATGTACTATATTGCATATCTTCTTTATCCCCTGTTTGCATTGCCAGCAAGATTGGGAATCCACATACGgcaataaaaataacaatttctcGACGTTAGCAATGGTTGGAATAATCTTTCTTGGGATGTTTGTctccattttaatattttgtttctcgTTCTTTGCATTTTTTGCATACCATTATCGTAGATTGATTGCAGAGGAAGGCGATGAAGTATTAAACAACGGAACAACAACCACTGGTGTCGAGAAAGAAATCATCGAGTCATTTCCGTCTTTCCTCTATACAGATGTCAAAAGGCTCAAGATAGGAAAAGGTGGAGTGGAATGTCCAATTTGTCTAAAGGAGttcgaagatgaagaaacacTACGTTGGATGCCTCCTTGTAGTCACACTTTCCATTCTAATTGCATCGACGTATGGCTCTCTTCTCAGACAACATGTCCCGTCTGCCGTGCCAATCTGTGTATGAAACCCGGCGAGAGCTTTCCATATTTAAGCATGGATCTTGAAACAGGAAATTCACAAAGAGGTGTACTAGAACCCCCAGACGAGATAAGCTTGACAGATAGAACAACTAGATCAAAATCTACAGGGTCATTGTCGAGCTTGGGCATGGCTCATGAGATATTATACCCGAGATCTCATTCGACCGGACATTCATCCGTTCAACTAGGTAAGGATCTAAACCGATTCACTCTGCAGTTACCGGAGGAGGTGCAAAGACAATTGTTTAGCTTGAATCTGATAAGGAGAAGCCACATGGCTTTACCTCAAGCCATGAGTTCGAGACAGGGCTACAGGAGCGGGTGTGTGTTGTGA
- the LOC104719662 gene encoding DNA mismatch repair protein MLH1: MIDDGSSLTVEMEEEDSPATAFAPREPPKIQRLEESVVNRIAAGEVIQRPVSAVKELVENSLDADSTSISVVVKDGGLKLIQVSDDGHGIRREDLPILCERHTTSKLTKYEDLFSLSSMGFRGEALASMTYVAHVTVTTITKGQIHGYRVSYRDGVMEHEPKACAAVKGTQIMVENLFYNMIARRKTLQNSADDYGKIVDLLSRMAIHHNNVSFSCRKHGAVKADVHSVVSPSRLDSIRSVYGVSVAKNLMKVEVSSCDPSGCTFDMEGFISNSNYVAKKTILVLFINDRLVECSALKRAIEIVYAATLPKASKPFVYMSINLPREHVDINIHPTKKEVSLLNQEIIIEMIQSEVELKLRSANDTRTFQEQKVEYIQSTLTSSRSDPPVSPLLSGQKTQKVPVNKMVRTDSSDPAGRLHAFLQPKSHNLPDKVSSLSVVRSIVRQRRNPKETADLSSVQELIAGVDSCCHPGLLETVRNCTYVGMADDVFALVQYNTHLYLANVVNLSKELMYQQTLRRFAHFNAIQLSDPAPLSELILLALKEEDLDLGNESNDDLKERIADMNTDLLKEKTEMLDEYFSINIDSNGNLSRLPVILDQYTPEMDRVPEFLLCLGNDVEWEDEKTCFQGVSAAIGNFYAMHPPLLPNPSGDGIQFYTKRSESSQDNTELGGNVDMEENLDQDLLSDAENAWAQREWSIQHVLFPSMRLFLKPPAAMASNGTFVKVASLEKLYKIFERC, encoded by the exons ATGATCGACGACGGTTCGTCTCTTACGGTGGAGATGGAGGAGGAAGATTCTCCGGCGACGGCGTTTGCACCTAGAGAGCCACCGAAGATTCAACGCCTAGAAGAGTCCGTGGTCAACCGTATCGCAGCTGGTGAAGTAATCCAGCGTCCAGTTTCAGCGGTGAAGGAGCTCGTTGAGAACAGCCTCGACGCCGATTCAACTTCCATAAGCGTCGTTGTTAAGGACGGTGGCTTGAAGCTCATTCAAGTCTCAGACGACGGTCACGGTATTAGG CGTGAAGATTTGCCGATACTATGCGAGAGACATACGACATCGAAGCTAACTAAGTATGAGGATTTGTTCTCTCTGAGCTCAATGGGATTCAGAGGAGAGGCATTGGCTAGTATGACTTATGTTGCTCATGTTACTGTAACTACAATTACTAAAGGCCAGATTCATGGTTACAG AGTGTCTTATAGAGATGGTGTCATGGAGCATGAACCAAAGGCGTGTGCTGCTGTCAAAGGAACTCAGATAATG GTGGAGAATTTGTTCTACAATATGATTGCTAGAAGGAAGACACTTCAAAATTCTGCTGATGATTATGGGAAAATAGTAGACTTGCTGAGTCGTATGGCCATTCATCACAATAATGTCAGCTTTTCTTGTCGAAAG CATGGGGCTGTCAAGGCGGATGTTCACTCAGTCGTGTCGCCTTCAAGGCTTGATTCCATCAGGTCTGTTTATGGGGTATCAGTTGCAAAGAACTTGATGAAAGTAGAAGTCTCCTCTTGTGACCCCTCTGGTTGTACTTTTGATATGGAAGGTTTCATATCCAATTCAAACTATGTTGCTAAGAAGACCATATTGGTTCTTTTCATTAATG ATAGATTGGTGGAATGCTCTGCCTTAAAAAGAGCCATTGAGATTGTTTATGCTGCAACGTTGCCAAAAGCATCGAAACCTTTTGTCTACATGTCAATCAATTTGCCACGGGAACATGTTGATATCAATATTCATCCAACAAAGAAAGAG GTTAGCCTTCTTAACCAGGAAATCATTATCGAGATGATTCAGTCAGAGGTTGAATTAAAACTGAGAAGTGCAAATGATACTAGGACTTTTCAAGAGCAG AAAGTGGAATACATTCAATCTACGTTAACATCCTCGAGAAGTGATCCTCCAGTTTCTCCGTTGCTTTCTG GACAAAAAACACAGAAAGTTCCTGTGAATAAAATGGTGAGAACGGATTCATCAGATCCAGCTGGACGGTTACATGCTTTTTTGCAACCCAAATCCCATAATCTCCCTGACAAGGTTTCTAGTTTGAGTGTAGTAAG GTCTATTGTAAGGCAAAGACGAAACCCAAAGGAAACTGCGGATCTTTCTAGTGTCCAGGAACTCATTGCTGGAGTTGACAGCTGCTGCCATCCAG GTCTGCTGGAGACTGTTAGGAATTGCACATATGTTGGAATGGCAGATGATGTTTTTGCTTTAGTTCAGTATAACACCCATCTATATCTAGCAAATGTGGTGAACCTCAG CAAAGAGCTCATGTATCAGCAAACTCTTCGTCGTTTTGCTCATTTTAATGCTATACAGCTTAGCGATCCAGCCCCTTTGTCGGAGTTAATATTGTTGGCATTGAAAGAGGAGGATCTAGATCTAGGAAATGAGAGTAATGACGATCTGAAAGAAAGAATCGCTGAT atgaATACAGATCTTCTGAAGGAAAAAACGGAAATGTTAGATGAGTATTTCAGCATTAACATTGACTCCAATGGAAATTTGTCACGGCTTCCTGTCATACTCGACCAGTATACACCTGAAATGGACCGAGTTCCCGAATTTTTACTATGCTTGGGAAATGAT GTTGAGTGGGAAGATGAGAAGACTTGCTTCCAAGGAGTTTCTGCAGCTATTGGGAACTTTTACGCGATGCATCCTCCTCTTTTGCCAAACCCATCGGGTGACGGTATTCAGTTCTATACTAAGAGAAGTGAGAGCTCTCAGGATAATACAGAGTTAG GGGGTAACGTTGACATGGAAGAAAATCTTGATCAAGACCTTCTTTCAGATGCTGAAAACGCTTGGGCACAACGTGAATGGTCTATCCAACACGTGTTGTTTCCGTCTATGAGATTGTTCTTGAAGCCACCAGCCGCCATGGCTTCAAATGGGACTTTTGTCAAG GTAGCATCCCTTGAAAAGCTGTACAAGATATTCGAACGATGCTAA
- the LOC104719669 gene encoding putative RING-H2 finger protein ATL37, with the protein MTIFTRDLSHRIVLYVLLLLFSFQFLSCVTCQEELESVDPNGKKVTAESVIGIVLLAMFLLALVVCCLHYGFFSAEIEAGGHEVLHSTVRRGLDKDVIESFPAFLYSHVKGLKIGKGGVECAICLSEFEDEELLRWMPPCSHTFHTNCIDMWLSSRSTCPVCRANLSLKPGESFPFLSTDLEMGNAERGVRESPGEISLTGNSVTWNNNANSRTPCSRSTGLSSSWRKAEIFFPRSHSTGHSLVQLGENLDRFTLQLPEEMQRQLVSLNLMKRSHIALPRVRSSRQGYRSGSVGNERSGYTQGRQTLRRAISTSLSFSFQAAPIRSTFARDNLMRETTQANDKHFGERSFQRLIP; encoded by the coding sequence ATGACTATCTTCACAAGAGATCTAAGCCATCGGATTGTACTATATGTTTTATTGCTGCTCTTCTCTTTCCAATTTCTTTCTTGCGTAACTTGCCAGGAAGAGTTGGAATCAGTAGATCCCAACGGAAAAAAAGTCACGGCGGAATCTGTAATTGGAATCGTTTTGCTAGCGATGTTCCTACTagctttggttgtttgttgCTTACACTACGGATTTTTTAGTGCAGAGATCGAGGCGGGAGGCCATGAAGTATTGCACAGTACAGTGAGGCGTGGGCTTGACAAGGATGTCATTGAGTCCTTTCCGGCTTTCCTCTATTCACATGTTAAAGGGCTCAAGATAGGCAAAGGCGGAGTTGAATGTGCAATTTGTCTAAGCGAGTTTGAGGACGAAGAGTTGCTACGTTGGATGCCTCCTTGTAGCCACACTTTCCATACTAATTGCATCGACATGTGGCTCTCTTCTCGGTCCACATGTCCGGTATGTCGTGCAAATTTGTCTTTGAAACCTGGCGAGAGCTTTCCATTTCTGAGCACGGATCTTGAAATGGGAAATGCAGAGAGAGGCGTTCGGGAATCCCCTGGTGAGATAAGCTTGACAGGTAATAGCGTGACATGGAACAACAATGCAAATAGTAGAACACCTTGCTCGAGATCTACGGGGTTATCGTCGAGCTGGCGTAAGGCTGAGATATTCTTCCCTCGATCTCATTCAACCGGACATTCATTGGTTCAGCTAGGTGAGAATCTAGATCGATTCACACTGCAGTTACCAGAGGAGATGCAAAGACAACTGGTTAGCCTGAATCTCATGAAGAGAAGCCACATAGCATTACCTCGAGTCAGGAGTTCAAGACAGGGCTACAGAAGCGGAAGCGTTGGGAATGAGAGAAGCGGCTACACTCAAGGACGGCAAACACTCAGACGAGCCATATCtacgtctctctctttctcttttcaagCTGCTCCTATTCGGTCCACATTTGCCAGGGACAATCTAATGCGAGAGACTACCCAAGCTAATGACAAACACTTTGGTGAACGGTCATTCCAACGCCTCATCCCATAG
- the LOC104719712 gene encoding RING-H2 finger protein ATL39, whose amino-acid sequence MSYFKRNEGTIFFAFASIGFIAFYCINYFIRRCRDRSASAGNTSEEAGMSPRRPPRGLDPEAIDSCPSFVYKEARGIEPGIGELECVVCLNEFKDDETLRLVPPCVHVFHADCVDIWLSHSSTCPICRADVIP is encoded by the coding sequence ATGTCATACTTCAAAAGAAACGAAGGCACAATTTTTTTCGCGTTCGCGAGCATCGGGTTCATAGCGTTTTACTGCATCAATTACTTCATACGGCGATGTAGAGACCGGTCCGCCTCAGCCGGGAACACGTCGGAGGAAGCTGGAATGAGTCCGAGGAGACCACCACGAGGGCTTGACCCTGAGGCCATTGACTCGTGTCCTTCATTTGTTTACAAGGAAGCTAGAGGGATTGAGCCAGGTATAGGCGAGCTAGAATGCGTAGTGTGTTTGAATGAATTCAAAGACGACGAAACGCTGCGTTTGGTACCACCTTGTGTACATGTCTTTCATGCTGACTGTGTAGACATCTGGCTTTCTCATAGCTCCACATGCCCTATCTGTCGTGCTGATGTGATTCCCTAA
- the LOC104719693 gene encoding uncharacterized protein LOC104719693, translated as MNIFTRDLIRRIVASILLPLFLFHFLPDVTCQLESESADRNRKTNFSTELIIAIVLLVTFISLSTVACCLHKTFYSAEIEAAGHELLHSRARRGIEKDVIIESFPSFFYSEVKGLKIGKGGVECAICLSEFEDQETLRWMPPCSHTFHANCIDVWLSSRSTCPVCREDLSLKPGETFPYPSIDVETGNAQRGVQEPPGERSFTEIVKDYHKDDISPRSAVKIDISKAFDSVQWSFILSIFKALDFPSQFIKWIELCITTASFSVQVNGELSGLFKSARGLRQGCSLSPYLFVTCMQVLSALLDKAAKDKQIGYHPKCHNLQLTHLCFADDLLVFTDGTKTSIEGILTIFDKFADYSGLKISLEKSTLYMAGVKEDDQADILSSFPFANGSLPVRYLGLPLLTKRMTTQDYAPLIARIKDRISCWSARHLSFAGRLQLIASVLHSLINFWMSAFRLPNACISEIDSLCSAFLWSGPTLNTKKAKVAWKDVCIPREEGGLGLRSLKEANMVSCLKLIWRLLSAKSLWSQWLKTYLIRKGSFWSIKANTASGSWMWRKLLKYRHIALDFIKYEVRSGQGVSFWHDKWSALGCLLDITGPRGCIDMGIPLDATVAEALHHRKRRHRVDYLNQIEQALDEIRSLGTTSAADIVLWKGKGGRFTTKFTTRETWLQLRECHDKKDWVTGIWFSQATPKYSFIAWLATLNRLSTGDRMQSWGGNYTTSCALCSCSLETRNHLFFSCPFSIEIWTGLTSNLLLNSFSTSWDQLLSLLTDDTLTPVTLYLLRYTFQATVHTIWKERNSRRQGEAPTPAPLLIKLLDRNVRDRLLSIYTQGKGKYTAAMEQWLASR; from the exons ATGAATATCTTCACGAGAGATCTCATCCGTCGGATCGTAGCAAGTATTTTATTGCCTCTCTTCCTTTTCCATTTCTTGCCTGACGTAACCTGCCAGCTAGAGTCGGAATCTGCTGACCGTAATAGAAAAACCAATTTCTCCACGGAATTGATCATTGCAATCGTTTTGCTTGTAACATTTATCTCATTAAGCACGGTCGCTTGTTGCTTGCACAAAACATTCTATAGTGCAGAGATTGAGGCGGCAGGCCATGAACTGTTGCACAGCAGAGCCAGGCGTGGGATCGAGAAGGATGTCATCATCGAGTCCTTTCCATCTTTCTTCTATTCAGAAGTTAAAGGGCTCAAGATAGGCAAAGGCGGAGTAGAATGTGCGATTTGTCTAAGTGAGTTTGAGGATCAAGAAACACTACGTTGGATGCCTCCTTGTAGCCATACTTTCCATGCTAATTGCATCGATGTGTGGCTCTCTTCTCGGTCCACATGTCCGGTATGTCGTGAGGATCTCTCTCTGAAACCGGGTGAAACCTTTCCATATCCGAGCATTGATGTTGAAACGGGAAATGCACAAAGAGGTGTTCAAGAACCCCCTGGTGAAAGAAGTTTCACAG AAATAGTCAAGGATTATCATAAAGACGACATATCTCCGCGGAGTGCAGTAAAAATCGACATCTCCAAGGCCTTTGATTCTGTTCAATGGtctttcattctctctatcTTCAAAGCTTTGGACTTTCCATCACAATTTataaaatggattgagctttgtATCACCACAGCCTCTTTCTCGGTCCAGGTCAATGGTGAGCTCTCAGGGTTATTTAAAAGTGCCAGAGGTTTAAGGCAAGGATGCTCTCTATCCCCATATTTGTTCGTTACTTGTATGCAAGTTCTTTCTGCACTGTTGGATAAGGCTGCTAAAGACAAGCAGATTGGTTACCACCCAAAATGTCACAACCTGCAACTCACTCATTTATGTTTCGCTGATGATTTGTTAGTCTTTACTGACGGTACAAAGACTTCTATTGAAGGTATTTTAACCATATTTGACAAGTTTGCAGATTACTCTGGTCTAAAGATAAGTCTAGAAAAATCCACTTTGTATATGGCGGGTGTAAAAGAGGATGACCAAGCAGACATTCTCAGCTCCTTTCCTTTTGCAAATGGATCGCTACCAGTGCGTTATCTTGGCCTTCCCCTTCTGACAAAGCGTATGACCACGCAAGATTATGCTCCACTCATTGCTCGCATTAAAGACCGGATCAGTTGCTGGTCGGCTCGTCACTTGTCTTTTGCAGGCCGTCTGCAGTTAATTGCTTCAGTCCTCCACAGCCTCATCAATTTCTGGATGTCTGCTTTCCGTCTCCCCAATGCCTGTATCAGTGAAATCGATAGCCTATGCTCTGCTTTTCTTTGGTCAGGCCCGACCCTGAacacaaagaaagcaaaagtgGCCTGGAAAGATGTGTGTATCCCTCGAGAGGAAGGGGGGCTTGGATTAAGATCACTTAAAGAAGCTAATATGGTTAGTTGTTTGAAGCTCATATGGCGTTTACTATCCGCAAAATCACTCTGGTCACAGTGGTTGAAGACTTACCTAATCAGAAAAGGCTCCTTTTGGTCAATAAAAGCCAACACTGCATCAGGTTCTTGGATGTGGAGGAAATTACTGAAGTATAGGCACATCGCTTTAGACTTTATAAAGTACGAGGTTAGAAGTGGGCAAGGTGTCTCTTTCTGGCATGATAAGTGGTCGGCTTTGGGTTGTTTACTGGATATAACAGGCCCTCGAGGCTGTATTGATATGGGAATCCCACTAGACGCAACTGTTGCAGAGGCTTTACACCACAGAAAACGAAGACACCGTGTGGACTATCTCAACCAAATAGAGCAGGCTCTAGATGAGATCCGTTCACTTGGGACAACTTCTGCAGCTGATATAGTCTTATGGAAAGGGAAAGGAGGTCGTTTCACAACTAAATTCACCACAAGGGAGACATGGTTGCAGCTACGGGAATGTCATGATAAAAAAGACTGGGTGACAGGGATTTGGTTCTCGCAAGCGACACCAAAGTACTCTTTCATTGCTTGGTTAGCCACATTGAATAGGCTCTCCACAGGCGACCGTATGCAATCCTGGGGAGGAAATTACACCACATCCTGTGCTCTCTGCTCGTGCTCTCTAGAAACAAGGAACCATCTGTTTTTCTCCTGTCCTTTCTCCATAGAAATTTGGACAGGCCTAACATCAAATCTTCTACTCAACAGCTTTTCAACTTCATGGGACCAGCTCCTCTCTCTACTCACGGACGACACGCTAACCCCGGTCACTCTCTACCTCTTGCGCTACACTTTTCAGGCCACAGTTCACACCATATGGAAGGAAAGAAATAGTAGAAGACAAGGAGAAGCCCCAACCCCTGCTCCTCTTCTTATCAAACTCTTGGACCGGAATGTCAGAGACAGGCTGCTCTCCATCTACACTCAAGGAAAAGGCAAATACACGGCTGCAATGGAACAATGGCTCGCCTCAAGataa